A genomic region of Glycine max cultivar Williams 82 chromosome 15, Glycine_max_v4.0, whole genome shotgun sequence contains the following coding sequences:
- the LOC100788534 gene encoding DNA repair protein recA homolog 1, chloroplastic isoform X2, translating into MDLMFPLKPHCVILKAPLSSSLLFPFPLRFRAVTAFKHANIQCELEGRPNGALSGDFDPRFIDRQKALEAAMNDINNNFGKGSVTRLGSAGGALVETFPSGCLTLDCALGGGLPKGRIIEIYGPESSGKTTLALHAIAEVQKLGGNAMLVDAEHAFDPAYSKALGVDVENLIVCQPDHGEMALENRMCRSGAIDLICVDSVSALTPRAEIEGEIGMQQIGLQARLMSQALRKMSGNASKAGCTLIFLNQIRYKIGVYYGNPEVTSGGIALKFFASLRLEVRPTGKIKSAKGDEEIGLKVRLRVQKSKVSRPYKIAEFEIIFGEGISKLGCILDCAEMTDIVSKKGSWYSYGDHRLGQGRDKAIQYLKENTHLLEEIEKVVRSSLIDGTNQTSPVHMKNSSVLHQDDDMFEER; encoded by the exons ATGGATTTGATGTTCCCTCTGAAACCCCACTGTGTTATTCTCAAGGCACcactctcttcttctctcttgtTCCCGTTTCCTCTCAGGTTTCGGGCTGTCACCGCTTTCAAGCATGCCAATATTCAATGCGAGCTTGAAGGCAGACCCAATGGTGCTCTCTCTGGTGACTTCGACCCTCGCTTCATTGACAGG CAAAAAGCACTGGAAGCAGCGATGAATGATATAAACAACAACTTTGGAAAGGGCAGTGTTACAAGACTGGGCAGTGCTGGTGGAGCTTTGGT TGAAACTTTTCCCAGTGGTTGTTTGACATTAGACTGTGCTTTAGGTGGTGGTCTCCCTAAAGGAAGAATTATAGAG ATATATGGACCAGAAAGCAGTGGGAAAACCACCCTAGCACTTCATGCTATTGCAGAAGTGCAG AAGTTAGGAGGCAATGCAATGCTTGTTGATGCGGAGCATGCTTTTGATCCTGCATATTCTAAAGCATTAGGAGTGGATGTAGAAAATTTAATTGTGTGCCAACCTGATCATGGAGAGATGGCTCTTGAGA ACCGAATGTGTAGATCTGGTGCCATAGATCTCATTTGTGTGGATTCTGTGTCAGCTCTCACTCCACGGGCTGAAATTGAA GGGGAGATTGGAATGCAGCAAATAGGATTGCAAGCCCGTCTTATGAGCCAAGCTTTACGTAAGATGTCTGGAAATGCATCTAAAGCTGGTTGTACTCTTATATTTTTGAATCAAATAAGATATAAG ATTGGTGTCTATTATGGAAATCCAGAAGTGACTAGTGGTGGAATTGCATTGAAGTTCTTTGCGTCACTTCGGCTAGAAGTTCGTCCTACAGGGAAGATAAAGTCT gCTAAAGGAGATGAAGAAATTGGCCTTAAAGTTCGTTTAAGAGTCCAAAAGAGCAAG GTATCAAGGCCATACAAAATAGctgaatttgaaattatatttggaGAGGGTATCAGTAAGTTG GGATGCATTTTAGATTGTGCAGAAATGACGGATATTGTCTCAAAGAAAGGCTCTTGGTACAGCTATGGAGATCATCG GTTGGGACAAGGAAGGGACAAAGCAATACAGTACTTAAAAGAGAATACACATCTTTTAGAAGAAATTGAGAAG gttGTTCGGTCTTCATTGATTGATGGAACTAACCAAACAAGTCCTGTACACATGAAGAATAGTTCAGTGCTACATCAAGATGATGATATGTTTGAGGAAAGGTAA
- the LOC100788534 gene encoding DNA repair protein recA homolog 1, chloroplastic isoform X3: protein MDLMFPLKPHCVILKAPLSSSLLFPFPLRFRAVTAFKHANIQCELEGRPNGALSGDFDPRFIDRQKALEAAMNDINNNFGKGSVTRLGSAGGALVETFPSGCLTLDCALGGGLPKGRIIEIYGPESSGKTTLALHAIAEVQKLGGNAMLVDAEHAFDPAYSKALGVDVENLIVCQPDHGEMALEIADRMCRSGAIDLICVDSVSALTPRAEIEGEIGMQQIGLQARLMSQALRKMSGNASKAGCTLIFLNQIRYKIGVYYGNPEVTSGGIALKFFASLRLEVRPTGKIKSAKGDEEIGLKVRLRVQKSKGCILDCAEMTDIVSKKGSWYSYGDHRLGQGRDKAIQYLKENTHLLEEIEKVVRSSLIDGTNQTSPVHMKNSSVLHQDDDMFEER from the exons ATGGATTTGATGTTCCCTCTGAAACCCCACTGTGTTATTCTCAAGGCACcactctcttcttctctcttgtTCCCGTTTCCTCTCAGGTTTCGGGCTGTCACCGCTTTCAAGCATGCCAATATTCAATGCGAGCTTGAAGGCAGACCCAATGGTGCTCTCTCTGGTGACTTCGACCCTCGCTTCATTGACAGG CAAAAAGCACTGGAAGCAGCGATGAATGATATAAACAACAACTTTGGAAAGGGCAGTGTTACAAGACTGGGCAGTGCTGGTGGAGCTTTGGT TGAAACTTTTCCCAGTGGTTGTTTGACATTAGACTGTGCTTTAGGTGGTGGTCTCCCTAAAGGAAGAATTATAGAG ATATATGGACCAGAAAGCAGTGGGAAAACCACCCTAGCACTTCATGCTATTGCAGAAGTGCAG AAGTTAGGAGGCAATGCAATGCTTGTTGATGCGGAGCATGCTTTTGATCCTGCATATTCTAAAGCATTAGGAGTGGATGTAGAAAATTTAATTGTGTGCCAACCTGATCATGGAGAGATGGCTCTTGAGA TTGCAGACCGAATGTGTAGATCTGGTGCCATAGATCTCATTTGTGTGGATTCTGTGTCAGCTCTCACTCCACGGGCTGAAATTGAA GGGGAGATTGGAATGCAGCAAATAGGATTGCAAGCCCGTCTTATGAGCCAAGCTTTACGTAAGATGTCTGGAAATGCATCTAAAGCTGGTTGTACTCTTATATTTTTGAATCAAATAAGATATAAG ATTGGTGTCTATTATGGAAATCCAGAAGTGACTAGTGGTGGAATTGCATTGAAGTTCTTTGCGTCACTTCGGCTAGAAGTTCGTCCTACAGGGAAGATAAAGTCT gCTAAAGGAGATGAAGAAATTGGCCTTAAAGTTCGTTTAAGAGTCCAAAAGAGCAAG GGATGCATTTTAGATTGTGCAGAAATGACGGATATTGTCTCAAAGAAAGGCTCTTGGTACAGCTATGGAGATCATCG GTTGGGACAAGGAAGGGACAAAGCAATACAGTACTTAAAAGAGAATACACATCTTTTAGAAGAAATTGAGAAG gttGTTCGGTCTTCATTGATTGATGGAACTAACCAAACAAGTCCTGTACACATGAAGAATAGTTCAGTGCTACATCAAGATGATGATATGTTTGAGGAAAGGTAA
- the LOC100788534 gene encoding DNA repair protein recA homolog 1, chloroplastic isoform X1, with protein sequence MDLMFPLKPHCVILKAPLSSSLLFPFPLRFRAVTAFKHANIQCELEGRPNGALSGDFDPRFIDRQKALEAAMNDINNNFGKGSVTRLGSAGGALVETFPSGCLTLDCALGGGLPKGRIIEIYGPESSGKTTLALHAIAEVQKLGGNAMLVDAEHAFDPAYSKALGVDVENLIVCQPDHGEMALEIADRMCRSGAIDLICVDSVSALTPRAEIEGEIGMQQIGLQARLMSQALRKMSGNASKAGCTLIFLNQIRYKIGVYYGNPEVTSGGIALKFFASLRLEVRPTGKIKSAKGDEEIGLKVRLRVQKSKVSRPYKIAEFEIIFGEGISKLGCILDCAEMTDIVSKKGSWYSYGDHRLGQGRDKAIQYLKENTHLLEEIEKVVRSSLIDGTNQTSPVHMKNSSVLHQDDDMFEER encoded by the exons ATGGATTTGATGTTCCCTCTGAAACCCCACTGTGTTATTCTCAAGGCACcactctcttcttctctcttgtTCCCGTTTCCTCTCAGGTTTCGGGCTGTCACCGCTTTCAAGCATGCCAATATTCAATGCGAGCTTGAAGGCAGACCCAATGGTGCTCTCTCTGGTGACTTCGACCCTCGCTTCATTGACAGG CAAAAAGCACTGGAAGCAGCGATGAATGATATAAACAACAACTTTGGAAAGGGCAGTGTTACAAGACTGGGCAGTGCTGGTGGAGCTTTGGT TGAAACTTTTCCCAGTGGTTGTTTGACATTAGACTGTGCTTTAGGTGGTGGTCTCCCTAAAGGAAGAATTATAGAG ATATATGGACCAGAAAGCAGTGGGAAAACCACCCTAGCACTTCATGCTATTGCAGAAGTGCAG AAGTTAGGAGGCAATGCAATGCTTGTTGATGCGGAGCATGCTTTTGATCCTGCATATTCTAAAGCATTAGGAGTGGATGTAGAAAATTTAATTGTGTGCCAACCTGATCATGGAGAGATGGCTCTTGAGA TTGCAGACCGAATGTGTAGATCTGGTGCCATAGATCTCATTTGTGTGGATTCTGTGTCAGCTCTCACTCCACGGGCTGAAATTGAA GGGGAGATTGGAATGCAGCAAATAGGATTGCAAGCCCGTCTTATGAGCCAAGCTTTACGTAAGATGTCTGGAAATGCATCTAAAGCTGGTTGTACTCTTATATTTTTGAATCAAATAAGATATAAG ATTGGTGTCTATTATGGAAATCCAGAAGTGACTAGTGGTGGAATTGCATTGAAGTTCTTTGCGTCACTTCGGCTAGAAGTTCGTCCTACAGGGAAGATAAAGTCT gCTAAAGGAGATGAAGAAATTGGCCTTAAAGTTCGTTTAAGAGTCCAAAAGAGCAAG GTATCAAGGCCATACAAAATAGctgaatttgaaattatatttggaGAGGGTATCAGTAAGTTG GGATGCATTTTAGATTGTGCAGAAATGACGGATATTGTCTCAAAGAAAGGCTCTTGGTACAGCTATGGAGATCATCG GTTGGGACAAGGAAGGGACAAAGCAATACAGTACTTAAAAGAGAATACACATCTTTTAGAAGAAATTGAGAAG gttGTTCGGTCTTCATTGATTGATGGAACTAACCAAACAAGTCCTGTACACATGAAGAATAGTTCAGTGCTACATCAAGATGATGATATGTTTGAGGAAAGGTAA